The window TCAGAGTCAGCACTTGCTCTGCTCCTGTGGCCAACAGCCATCTCCACTCTCCCCTCTTACCCCTGAGTGAACGTGCAGTACGTCGTGCTCACCCAAGGAGCAGTTACAGCCTCGTTTCAAGCTGACATCTATTGATTTTCTTCCCCCCCTCACACTGCTTCATTTTAACACCTGGAAGCACAAAGCTGAAGCCATTCAGATCACGTGCCTACTTCGTTACAGCGTTGACAGCACAGAGGCACTGAACCAAAACTTCCAATGCAGAATCACATCGTGAAGCGTTtctaaaggaaagcaaaggcatGCATGTTGTTATTCCCCTCCCAGCAACACTGTTTAAGCTGATCGGAACCGTACAACAAAAGCCACGGCATGCAGGAGGGGAAAGGGCACAGACTGTTTGATACAGATTGCTAAACCCTCCTGCAGAGCCTGGACTACCTCACTTAACCCTGAGCCTAACGCTCTCCAAAATTACACCACTCGTGTAAGCGGGATGGTTGCCCAGTAAACCGAAAGGCAAACATcagcaaacaggaaaaacagtttgTTGGAGGAAGGATGTGATGGGGAGGGaacatttcactgctttttggaATATACCCTTCAGCTGCGCTCACCCTCCACCTCTCTAAGAGGCACAGCAGAAGTGGGCACCCCACCGCCACAGCCCCTCAGCTACCCCAAAATAAAAGCCAACTTATCCAGGTGTTACCCACATTGCAAACCCCAACTGCTGTTCACACACAGCACCTCTACAAGAAAACTCCCTCAGCTCTCTGATATAAGCACAGACCCCATGCAAAGGGGACCTCACCCTCCCACCTTCCCCAGCAGCCCAAGGGAACAGCACTCAAAACCCCACAACTCAGGAACCTCTCCGTGTCAGCTCAGGGATTGCCTTTAGGGCACCCCCATCCTGCAGGGAACTGCACTCTGACACCTTAGGGATGGTTTCCTCGTTTCGAGGAGTCCCATCCCTTCAGTTCAAGGAATCCCCACACCTCAGGCAGACCCCCCTTCACCTCGAGTGACCACATAGTCCATAGGAGTCCCCCTTCACCAAAGGGACACCCATACCTCAGGAAGCCCCTCATCACCTCAAGGGAATATCACAGGACTCAGAGGAACCCTCAGCAATCACCTCAAGGGAACCTTATCCTTCACAGGAGTCCCTCATTCACCTCAAGAGTACCCCATCCCTCACCTCAAGAGTACCCCATACACCTGAAGGGAACCCCATCCTCCACAGGAGGCCCTCAAGGGAATCCCATCCCTCACAGGAGTCCCTCATTCACCTCAAGAGTACCCCAACCCTCACAGGAAACCCCCATACACCTAAAGGGAACCCCATCCTCCACAGGAGGCCCTCAAGGGAATCCCATCCCTCACAGGAGTCCCTCATTCACCTCAAGAGTACCCCAACCCTCACAGGAAACCCCCATACACCTAAAGGGAACCCCATCCTCCACAGGAGGCCCTCAAGGGAACCCCATCCCTCACAGGAGGCCCTCAATCACCTCAATGGAGCCCCATCCTTCATAGGAGACCCCCATTCACCTCAAGGGAACCCCAACCCTCACAGGAGACCCCCATTCACTTCAAGGGAACCCCCCTTCACCTCAAGGGGTCCTCAGCCTTCACGGAAGCCCGCTCCACCCCAAGAGAACCCCACCTCTCAGGGAAGCTCCCCTTCATCTCAAGGGACCCTACAACCCATAGGAGCCCCCCTTTTACAACAGAGCCCCACAACTCAGAGATCTCACCTCAAAGGAACCCCTACGCCTCACAGAGCCTCCGCTTCGTCTCAAGGGACCCCCACACCTCAGGAAGTCCCCCTTCACCTCAATGCAGCCTCAACCTCACCTTAAAAGAACCCCCTACACCTCACGGAGCCCCCACTCTCCCTCAGAGCCCCTTCATTCCCTCAggcttccccccaccccacctttcGTCCCCTCAGGAGCCCCCCGCCCGCCCTACCTGCTGCGAAGGCAGCTCCACATGCAAGGCCCGGGTGGCGGAGCCCGGGGGtagggcggcggggccggcggctGAGCTCATCCTCACGGCAGGGCAACGGCCGAGCAGCGCCTGAGCCCGCTGggccgcccccccgccgccgccgccgccgggcacCCAAGGGTTAATGGCGGCAGCAGCACCGAGCTGGGCCGCTCGCTACGGAGCCATATTACCGCAGTGCTGAGGGGCGGGAGAGGAGAGGCGGGAGCTCGTGGCCTGCGCGCCCGCTCATTGGTCAGCGCTCCAGCGAGGCGGGAGGCCGGGAGAGCCTTTGGGCTGTGATAGGCTAAAAGCCACGTCAATCAGCACCTCTCTCCGCCGCCTCTGTCAAACCGTTGGAACGAGACCCGGCGCCGATTGGCACGCCGACTTCCGGTAGGCGGGACGGCGCCGGAAGGAGCGGCTGCTGATTGGGGAGGGCAGCGGTTTTGATTGACGTCTCTCGCTCTCCGTCACGTGGTGGAGGGAGCTGTTTATATCACGTGGTGGGACGAAAATATTTTGCTGGCGCGGTGCgggtgggaggggggagcgGTCGCCATGGCAACCGGGAGCGGCCTACGGCCTGCGGCGGGCCGGGCCTGCTGCGAACAGGGGGACGGGATGGGTTGTCCCACGTGACATCAGTCCACCCCATCTATACGCCAACTTGTCCAACATCCCACCCCCCTGCGTGACCCCAAGCTGCCCTACAACAGGCTGCCCTATCCTGCATCACACTAACCCACTCCCCCCAGGGAGCCAGTCCGCCCTACACCACACCAACAGCTGGCCAGCCTACCCCACAGCGTGCCAACTCACCCCACATTACGCTGACCCATAGCCTACATCATGCCAAGCCACCCCACAGTGCACCAGCCCACCCCACATGACATTATATCAACCCTTCCCCACAACACATCGGCCCTTTCCAAATCATGTCAATGCACCCCATATCACATTGACCCACCCCATATTACGTTGCCAGCCCACCCCAAAACACGCTAACCCAGCCCACGGTGTGCCAGCCCAGCCCTCTTTACATTGACCCATCCCACATCATGCCAACCCACCTCACAAATCAGCAACCCACCTCACATTGCACTGCCAGCCCACCCCACATCACATTGACCCACCTTCCATCATGCCAACTCACCCTACAGTACACCAACTCACCCCACATTACACTGACCCCCACCCTATGTCATGCTAACCCGCTCTACATCATACCAACCCACCCTACAACACACCAACCCACCCCACATCACATTGACCCATCCTACATCACGCCAATTCATCCCACGTGGTGCCAACCCACCCTACAACACACCAACCCACCCAACATTACATTGACCCATCCTACATCATACCAACCCACCCTACATCATGCCAACCCACCCTACATCGTGccaacccaccccacagcaTACCAACACACCCCACAGCACACCAGCCCACCCCACATTACGTTGACCCATCCTACATCATGCCAGTTCATCTCACGTTGTGCCTACCCATCCTACAACACACTAACCCACCCCACATTACACTGACTCACCCTACGTCATGCCAGCCCACCCCACACCATGCCACCCACCCCACATCACACCAACCCACCCTGCATTACGTTGACCCATCCCACATCATGCCAACACCAACACCAACACACCAAAGCCAGATGCAGCCCTCTCCACGGCACCCACCTCGATCCCATTCCACCCACACAACCTCCATCCCAGGCAGGAGGTCCACCCCCACCACCCCTCTACCACGTCCACATACCACGCAGCACTGGGATCTCCAGTCCTGTCCCCGCACCCTACTGGGACCACCAGTCCCCACggtgccctgcagcactgggaacacTTGCCCGGTGTAGGTGGCCACGCTTGAAACACTCATCCCCATCGTCCCACCAGCAGACCAGGATTACCACCACACCactccaccagcagcagcactgggaacgCCTGTCCCCAGCACATTGCAGCACTGGAAATGCCAGTTCCCACCAGCCCAAGGGCTGAAGCACTGGAAACTCCTGTCTTCTCTTCCACGTGGCCCCGTGTGGCCTCCAGCAGGGCCAAGGGTGCTGGTGGGGACGTCCTCAGCAGGAAGACCTACCTCATTGGAGGGCGTCTTCATTCACCTCTATCACTGGGGATTGTGGAATGTTCATGCTACGTTGGCATGTGTTGTACCAATGTTGTACTTAGCGTGCATGGTGAACCCattaaaagtaagaaaagtaaaaaaatgaagtggaaaGTCATGTTTTCTAGAGTCCGATGACCATCCGTGCACAACTCATGCTCTTCCGTCCGCTGCCATCCCTTGCAACCACTCCTCATGGTCTGCCGTGTCCCCAAACACCTCTTGGgattgaaaaataaagacaacaaACTCCATCCTATCATTAACAGCTGGGGGACTCTTTCCAAAGCTTCCACCCAGTGGGGTGATCCCGTGTCTGGGTGCCCGATAAATGCTGATACCTCCAGCTGAAGTTTCAAACACCGTGAGCCCAGAGTTGGGTTTGACTTCTGGACGTGGCTGTCCCCAATGAGGGGAGTTAATTGTCGAGATCAGGAGGATCTTTGGAACACACGTGAGGTATTCTGGCCACACCGTGTGCACAAACAACGTTCTCCTTCTGTAAAAGAAATCTTTAAGGCAGCTCTCAACCCTGAGACAGCTTCCAAGGAGGGTGTGGAAGGGGATTCCCAGCGTTTGGGAGCACAGGATAACTACCATTTTCAAGGAAAGCATGCTTTTCTCCCCAACTTTTTTCTCACCAACCTGCGATGAAGTCAATCTGTTCCAACCTTCCTAGAGATCCTAGAAAGCTTCTCTTTGATAACAAATCCATATTTTTCCCTACTTCCTTTACAACCTGttggtttttgctttattttcagacGGCGACGGATGCGCGGATCGAAGATAGACGGACAGACCTTAGGGATGCAGCGCTCAGTTTTGCTATGACAATCTCACCCACTGCCTTACGGTGCAGTCTGACTACACGGACCTcattttttgcctttgaaaaagacattttatcCCACTTCCTCCCGTGAGAGTGTTGCCAGTTAGTTTAGAAGATGTTCGAGTTgacttgatgaaaaaaaaatgaaaagcaaagcttaGTGTCAGAACGGGCTGGAGGGGGACGAAGTGGCAGGAACTGAAAAACTCCCTTCAGAAGGACTCCTGGAAATGGCACTTGGGATTACAGCTGtgagcccacagcagggacacATCCACGTTAAACACATGAGGTTTTGGCTTTGCTGGAACTGCGTGGTCtgggaggtcccttccaacccaacccattgtATGGtgtgatgattctgtgatcctatgttTCCATGATTCCATTTTCTacaattctatgtttctatgttTCCATGATTCCATTTTCTacaattctatgtttctatgattctatgattctgtgattctatgattctgattccaTGATTCCGTTCTTCGATATTCCCATTATTCtatatttctatgattctttgattctatgttTCCATTATTCAATgtttctacaattctatgactctacgtttctatgattctataattccatgattctacgatAATACAACTCTATAATTCTACGTTTCCattattctgtgtttctacagttctatgtttctgtgtttctacaattctatgattctacggtTCTGTGACTACTGAATGCTCTTGGTAAGGTAACAGAGATTGCTAAACAAGCTTATGTAACCTCATAAGCCATTAATGTGTCaaaaagtaggaaataaaaaaaaaaaagaaagaaagaaagaaaagagagaattaaTCCCCATGGGATAAGGAATTCGAAAGACTCGTATCTTAtcagtcccttccaacatggACTATTCAGTGATTTtatgaggagacctcattgtgaaTTTCCATTACTTAAAGACAGCTGATTAACAGGTGGGAGTCTGTCTTTTAACATGGACAGAGAGTGATGGGACAACATGAAAgtgtcagaattttttttaaaaagggagatttagatgagaTGTTTGTGGGAAAatcttcactcagagggcggtgaggccctggctTAGGGTGCCTAATGAAGCCacgggtgccccatccctgcaggtgcccaaggtcatggatggggccctgggcagcctgagctggtgggggcacccagcccacggcaggggtaGGAAATGGACGGGTTTTGGGGTCtgttccaacccaaatcattccaGGACTCCGTGATGATGCTGTCAGGGGGATGGGGCCACACAATCTGTCCCCTGATCCCCTCCAGCCATGGCTGGAAGAGTGCAGGGAAAacagagctgcccagggctgtgccccAGCCCCTGTTGGCCCCCACCTCACCAGCatggatatgagccagcagtgtgcgcttgcagcccgaaaggccaactgtgttctgggctgcattaaaaaaggggtggccagcagggagagggaggtgattgtccccctctgctcggctcttgtgaggaccctctggagtactgcatccaggcctggggcccccagaacaggaaggacatggagctcttggagcaggtccgGAGGAGGGCCgttaagatgatcagagagctgcagcctctcctatgaggaaaggttgagggaactgggattgtttagtttggagaagagaaggctccaagacctcattgtggccttccagtacttgaagggagcgtataaacaggaaggggagcggccgtttacaagggtggacagtgataggacatggggaatggttttatactgggacaggggaggtttaggttggatacgacggggaagtttttcacccagagggtggtgacgcactgaacaggttgcccaaggaggttgtggatgccccatccctgcaggcattcaaggccaggctggatgtggctctgggcagcctggtctgctggttggtgaccctgcacatagcagggggttggaactggatgagcactgtggtccttttcaacccaggccattctgtgattctatgattctatgaccgTTCCAAGTACTTCTCTACCCACCCATGAAGCAATCCGAATCAAGGAGGCATCTTCATGGATACATCACTCCAGGGCAAAAAAGGACTCCAAATCCTCAATGGACTGCTACCCTCAAGAGACCTCTGAcacttacaaaaagaaaacggggTGCGTCATACTTCCCTATCCGGCATAATATTAACTCTTGTGTTAGCTTGGCCCGAAAATACCTCTACAAAGCTAAATGAGAAGCTTACTCAAGCTTTGAAAGCTTCAGCTTGTTGGGTATGTACAGCCAGGGAGGGAAGGGTGCCATTTTTGGAGTAGCTGCACTAAATTGGACAATCCCAGGTCGGGTAACAAATCAGATGGAAAAAGATGGAGGAAACTGTGAATATGGGGAAGAAAATCAGAGTCAGCTAGGCCCCAGAAAGGACGTATTGCTCATTAATTATacctggtttcttttttttatagaCAGGAATAATAACAGTGCAAACCCTATAAACGTTGGGTGGAGGATCAAAGTTGCCGTGCTCCTGTGGACCAAAATCAATGGGTAGAAACTGATTTACAGGCAACTTGGAGGCAGATTAAAGTGCTACACCATCTCCTTAGATGACACTTCGTTTGGATTCATGGCGATATGTCCTAAGCTCACTAACTGGCTCCCTAATTTGCCTGGCCCAAGCAACTGTTGGTGGCAGTATGTTGTTGGTGTATTATTGTTGGTGGCAGCATATGCAACCGATTTGCTGGAAATGTGATGGATGTGTACGTGCTATGCCTATAAATGTGTTTGCTGCTTTCCTTGGTGTGTGTTAGGAGGAGATATTCCCCTCACACCCGGTGCTGTAATATACATCCCTGCTTTAAAACCTTACACGGGTTATAGGGTGCGATTCCTCACGTCACCCAGCAACAAGGCTGAGAGGATGGGCTGAGATAGGGCAGAACTCGTGACGAGTGTGAGCCCAACAGTGTGGGCCACATTGGATGTTGTGTGTGgggctcccggtgcccccagctcagccagctgtggggcagaggggcttCGTTAAGGGGACAGCCTGGTGAGCTGCGTGTGCCAGGCTGGGAGACACAGTAAATAAAAGCCACGAAAGCAATGCTTTTATTACTGTGGCGGAGCTGTGGGCGGTTCTGTGCTGCCGTTCCACGTCCAACAGCGGCACCGAAAGCGtcagcagagggaaagcagcGCCTGCAGGTTCCGTGAGATGCaatgagggcacattgctgccCTCCTGTCCATATGGAGGGGCGGCGGTGGGATGGTGGAGAGCTCAGGGCTTTCCCAGGGCTGCCAGGGCTGCGGCTGCCAGGAGGAGCCCCCAGAGGTGCGGGGCTtccatggggctgctcctgcctgggGAGAACAGGGATGGGCATTAATGGCTGTGGGGGGCTGCAGATGGAGCACAGCCTGCACAGCCTCCCCACGCTCCCGGTCCTCGGTGTCCCCGATCCACCCAAGCTCCCcattctggagcactgcagccctTACCCTTCACGAACTCGCAGTTGTAggtgctgctcttcccctgggAGCGGAGCTGGATGAAGCTTCTTCCCTCGGTGTAGGTGGAGTTGGTGACCCTGAATTGCTCGAAGGGTGGGATGAGGACTTCGTCCTCTTCAGGGAAAGTGGAGAGGTCCTTGATGTGCGCACCATAGCAGGTCTCCACCGAGAAGAACGTGTCCAGGCCAAAAGATTCAGCGACTTCCCTTTTGAAGGAGGAGGGGGTGAACTGGCCAAAGCGGACCACCgtgccttgctgtgctgtgaatCTGGTGTTGTTCACACCACGGAAGACGTTGTAGCATGGCTGGGGCTGGGATTCCTGCAGGgtgtgcagggctctgctcagtAGGAAATGCAGTGTCTTGAAGGGGTAGGAGCTCAGGTAGTGCTGCCGGGAGCGCCCAGCCGTGAGCGTGGCGTTGTTGAACACACGGTACAGTTCTCCCTCCATTGTATACGCCAGCACGGCTATGGCTTGATCCTGTCGCAGCACCATTGGGCTGGAGACCCGACCCCATTGGCGCTGCCACTTCTCTGTGGCATTTCTCCATTCCTCAGCATAGACCTCGTTGGTGAACTCGGTGCGgttcagctcctccagctcagccTCCATCAAGTCGATGCAGCCCTGGTACTGGTCATCAAAGGAGTGGGGGGCCATGTCCATCGCCACCTCCTTTATGGGGCCTTTCTTGCTCCTGGCAGCCGATGCATCAgtcctggtgctgagcagcagcaccaagcccaGAATGGCGTGCTCCATGTGCAGAAGGATGCAGGTgtccagctctgtgcagcactgctcagcaacagcgCGGGTGC of the Gallus gallus isolate bGalGal1 chromosome 1, bGalGal1.mat.broiler.GRCg7b, whole genome shotgun sequence genome contains:
- the ART1L1 gene encoding ADP-ribosyltransferase 1 like 1 precursor (The RefSeq protein has 7 substitutions compared to this genomic sequence); its protein translation is MEHAILGLVLLLSTRTDASAARSKKGPIKEVAMDMAPHSFDDQYQGCIHLMEAELEELNRTEFANEVYAEEWRNATEKWQRRWGRVSSPMVLQQDQAIAVLAYTMEGELYRVFNNATLTAGRSRQHYLSSYPFKTLHFLLSRALHTLRESQPQPCYNVFRGVNNTRFTAQQGTVVRFGQFTPSSFKREVAESFGLDTFFSVETCYGAHIKDLSNFPEEDEVLIPPFEQFRVTNSTYTEGRSFIQLRSHGKSSTYNCEFVKGKGCSAPEWGAWVDRGHRGPGAWGGCAGCAPSAAPHSH